One region of Microbacterium sp. Root553 genomic DNA includes:
- a CDS encoding BMP family lipoprotein, whose amino-acid sequence MTISTTKKLLGATVAAGVIFSLAGCGQAPTESGGDAGGDAASDFLPCLVSDAGGWNDKSFNQSAKEGMDKAADELGVKPLEFESANDNDYAPNLETAVSEGCSLIVSVGFKLSAATVESALANPKINYAIIDDYADTDFDGTTDAPNIKPLVFDTAQAAYLGGYAAAGWSAQAGVNKVGTFGGMQIPSVAVFMDGFQLGVEKYNEDKSGSVEVFGWDNVTQKGSFTGGFDANDTAKQTAQGVLDQGVDVILPVGGPIYQSAAAAIKDSGKDTLMVGVDSDLAVADESVADVTLFSIMKAIDVAVQDATIAASKGDFDPAPYVGTLENEGVKLSGFGSFEGDLPDGLLDEIAALQEQIISGDITVESPNSP is encoded by the coding sequence TTGACCATCTCCACCACCAAGAAGCTGCTGGGCGCAACCGTCGCCGCTGGCGTCATCTTCTCTCTCGCCGGCTGCGGCCAGGCTCCCACCGAATCCGGTGGTGATGCAGGCGGAGACGCAGCATCCGACTTCCTGCCCTGCCTCGTGTCCGACGCCGGCGGGTGGAACGACAAGTCGTTCAACCAGTCCGCCAAGGAGGGCATGGACAAGGCGGCCGACGAGCTCGGCGTCAAGCCGCTCGAGTTCGAGTCGGCCAACGACAACGACTACGCGCCGAACCTCGAGACCGCTGTCTCCGAGGGCTGCTCGCTCATCGTCTCGGTCGGCTTCAAGCTTTCCGCCGCGACCGTCGAGTCCGCACTGGCGAACCCGAAGATCAACTACGCGATCATCGACGACTACGCCGACACCGACTTCGACGGCACCACGGATGCTCCGAACATCAAGCCCCTCGTCTTCGACACCGCTCAGGCCGCCTACCTCGGTGGGTACGCCGCCGCTGGATGGTCCGCGCAGGCCGGTGTGAACAAGGTCGGCACCTTCGGCGGAATGCAGATCCCGTCGGTCGCCGTGTTCATGGACGGCTTCCAGCTCGGCGTCGAGAAGTACAACGAGGACAAGTCCGGCTCCGTCGAGGTCTTCGGCTGGGACAACGTGACGCAGAAGGGCTCGTTCACCGGCGGGTTCGACGCGAACGACACGGCCAAGCAGACCGCTCAGGGCGTGCTCGACCAGGGCGTCGACGTCATCCTCCCCGTCGGCGGTCCGATCTACCAGAGCGCCGCTGCGGCGATCAAGGACAGCGGCAAGGACACGCTCATGGTCGGCGTCGACAGCGACCTCGCCGTCGCCGACGAGTCGGTGGCCGACGTCACCCTCTTCTCGATCATGAAGGCGATCGACGTCGCCGTCCAGGACGCCACGATCGCCGCCTCCAAGGGCGACTTCGACCCGGCGCCGTACGTGGGAACGCTCGAGAACGAGGGCGTGAAGCTCTCGGGCTTCGGCTCGTTCGAGGGTGACCTGCCCGACGGCCTGCTCGACGAGATCGCAGCGCTGCAGGAGCAGATCATCTCTGGCGACATCACGGTGGAGTCCCCGAACTCCCCGTAA
- a CDS encoding polysaccharide deacetylase family protein produces the protein MVSGGKRRRAGLVIIISAVVVLAGGAALAYALVTRTPAEVIPRTSTATIERSLTPAQRLLADADDPLACAVSFVGDGAPQDPMLQHQDALYVGLPIPAQDGRVFAGWYATEADATAMTVAARVNGADPVVCVDQQVALFAAWTTPEANAAADVQVSILMYHQFTTNPDGESGWLRGNYAYIGDFDAQMNHIASTGFYLPTWDELSAFIDGRLSLPARSVIITDDDADQTWFDLAVPVIDRYGLLSTSFMITADRQDPPPSEYVLRRSHTHDMHKAGDNGKGRMVNWTAEQIAADLNASADVLGVREVIAYPYGHYNDTAKQGVTMAGYEMARTIEPGYVEIGTDKLALPVVRIDYGMGLDSLIKRIG, from the coding sequence ATGGTTTCCGGGGGGAAACGACGCCGTGCAGGCCTCGTCATCATCATCAGTGCCGTCGTCGTCCTCGCCGGGGGAGCCGCCCTGGCGTACGCCTTGGTCACGCGCACGCCGGCGGAGGTCATTCCGCGCACGAGCACCGCGACCATCGAACGCTCTCTGACGCCCGCACAGCGGCTCCTCGCGGATGCGGACGACCCGCTGGCGTGCGCGGTGAGCTTCGTGGGCGACGGCGCACCGCAGGACCCGATGCTCCAGCATCAGGACGCCCTGTACGTCGGTCTTCCGATCCCCGCCCAGGACGGCCGCGTGTTCGCGGGCTGGTACGCGACCGAGGCCGATGCCACGGCGATGACGGTCGCCGCCCGGGTGAACGGCGCCGACCCGGTCGTCTGCGTCGATCAGCAGGTAGCCCTGTTCGCCGCGTGGACCACGCCGGAGGCCAACGCGGCCGCCGACGTGCAGGTGTCGATCCTGATGTACCACCAGTTCACGACGAACCCCGACGGAGAGTCCGGATGGCTGCGGGGCAACTACGCGTACATCGGCGACTTCGACGCGCAGATGAACCACATCGCGAGCACCGGCTTCTACCTCCCGACGTGGGATGAGCTCAGCGCGTTCATCGACGGTCGGCTCTCACTGCCCGCGCGTTCCGTGATCATCACGGATGACGACGCGGACCAGACGTGGTTCGACCTGGCGGTGCCGGTGATCGATCGGTACGGGCTCCTCTCGACCTCGTTCATGATCACCGCGGATCGTCAGGATCCTCCGCCCTCGGAGTACGTCCTCCGGCGATCGCACACGCATGACATGCACAAGGCGGGCGACAACGGCAAGGGACGGATGGTGAACTGGACCGCCGAGCAGATCGCCGCAGACCTCAACGCCTCCGCCGACGTGCTCGGAGTACGCGAGGTCATCGCCTACCCCTACGGTCACTACAACGACACGGCGAAGCAGGGCGTCACGATGGCCGGCTACGAGATGGCGCGCACGATCGAGCCGGGATACGTCGAGATCGGCACGGACAAGCTGGCACTCCCCGTCGTCCGCATCGACTACGGCATGGGTCTCGACTCGCTGATCAAGCGGATCGGCTGA
- a CDS encoding thymidine phosphorylase produces the protein MSVEPFDAVDVIRAKRDGGAVPEKALRWMVDAYTRGYVSDAQMASFAMAIFQRGMERDEIRVLTDAMIASGERMSFATLGKKTVDKHSTGGVGDKITLPLAPLVAVFGVAVPQLSGRGLGHTGGTLDKLESIPGWRAALSNEEMFAQMQGDVGAVICAAGSGLAPADKKLYALRDVTGTVEAIPLIASSIMSKKIAEGTDALVLDVKFGSGAFMQDIDRARELARTMVALGTDSGVATTALLTDMNVPLGFAIGNANEVRESVEILAGGGPADVRELTIALAREMLALAGQPDADVEAALDDGRAMDGWKAMIRAQDGDPDAALPTARETHVVTAPADGVVSQMDALPFGVAAWRLGAGRARAEDPVVFEAGIDLHAKPGDRVVAGQPLFTLSAADEARFPRALEALEGAWAVGDEAPTAGPIVRERITA, from the coding sequence ATGAGCGTTGAGCCTTTCGACGCGGTGGATGTCATTCGCGCCAAGCGCGACGGAGGTGCGGTGCCCGAGAAGGCGCTGCGCTGGATGGTCGACGCGTACACGCGCGGCTACGTGTCGGATGCGCAGATGGCATCGTTCGCGATGGCGATCTTCCAGCGCGGCATGGAGCGCGACGAGATCCGTGTACTCACCGATGCGATGATCGCATCGGGCGAACGGATGAGCTTCGCCACCCTGGGCAAGAAGACCGTGGACAAGCACTCCACCGGAGGCGTCGGCGACAAGATCACCCTGCCGCTCGCGCCGCTCGTCGCCGTGTTCGGCGTCGCGGTGCCGCAGCTCTCCGGTCGTGGTCTCGGGCACACCGGCGGCACGCTCGACAAGCTCGAGTCGATCCCGGGGTGGCGCGCGGCGCTCAGCAACGAGGAGATGTTCGCGCAGATGCAGGGCGATGTGGGCGCGGTGATCTGCGCCGCAGGCTCGGGCCTCGCTCCCGCCGACAAGAAGCTCTACGCGCTGCGTGATGTGACCGGTACGGTCGAGGCGATCCCGCTGATCGCCTCGAGCATCATGTCGAAGAAGATCGCCGAGGGCACCGACGCGCTCGTGCTCGACGTGAAGTTCGGCTCGGGAGCGTTCATGCAGGACATCGACAGGGCGCGCGAGCTCGCCCGCACGATGGTCGCTCTCGGCACCGACTCCGGCGTCGCCACCACCGCGCTGCTGACGGACATGAACGTGCCCCTCGGCTTCGCCATAGGCAACGCCAACGAGGTGCGCGAGTCGGTCGAGATCCTCGCCGGCGGCGGACCCGCCGACGTCCGGGAGCTGACGATCGCCCTGGCTCGCGAGATGCTGGCGCTGGCCGGACAGCCGGACGCCGATGTCGAGGCGGCTCTCGACGACGGACGCGCGATGGACGGCTGGAAGGCCATGATCCGCGCCCAGGACGGCGACCCCGACGCGGCACTGCCGACGGCGCGGGAGACCCACGTGGTCACGGCACCGGCAGACGGCGTCGTCTCGCAGATGGATGCACTGCCGTTCGGCGTCGCAGCCTGGCGGCTCGGTGCAGGACGCGCGCGGGCGGAGGATCCGGTCGTCTTCGAAGCCGGCATCGATCTGCACGCGAAGCCGGGCGACCGGGTGGTGGCCGGTCAGCCGCTGTTCACCCTCTCCGCTGCAGATGAGGCGCGATTCCCGAGAGCGCTCGAGGCGCTGGAGGGCGCGTGGGCCGTCGGCGACGAGGCTCCGACCGCGGGTCCCATCGTGCGCGAGCGCATCACGGCGTGA
- a CDS encoding adenosine deaminase translates to MSIDANGDVTIQGASLRSLPKVSLHDHLDGAVRPSTIIELADAIGLALPETNPRSLGQWFATKSDSGSLVEYLKTFDVTTAVMQTTEGLTRVAREFVQDLADDGVIYGEVRWAPEQHLTRGLSLEQAVEAVQQGIEEGEDAADRAGRSIRVGQLLSAMRHTDRSREIAELAVGFRGRGVVGFDIAGPEDGFPASDHRAAFDLLAENFFPVTVHAGEAAGPDSIRSALIDGRALRLGHGVRIAEDLQVITQEGDEVQVQFGDLARWVRDREIPLELSPSSNLQTGAITAWGNTLADHPFDLLYQLGFAVTVNVDNRTMSATSLTRELANLVATFEYDLDDLETFQFNAAAGAFLPVEEREELVEMIAEGFDV, encoded by the coding sequence ATGTCGATCGACGCGAACGGTGATGTCACCATCCAGGGGGCCTCCCTGCGCAGCCTGCCCAAGGTGTCGTTGCACGACCACCTGGACGGCGCCGTGCGCCCGTCGACCATCATCGAGCTCGCGGATGCGATCGGACTCGCTCTTCCCGAGACGAACCCGAGGTCGCTCGGGCAGTGGTTCGCCACGAAGAGCGACTCGGGCTCGCTCGTCGAGTACCTGAAGACGTTCGACGTCACCACCGCCGTCATGCAGACGACGGAGGGCCTGACCCGCGTCGCGCGCGAGTTCGTGCAGGATCTGGCGGACGACGGCGTGATCTACGGCGAGGTGCGCTGGGCTCCCGAGCAGCACCTCACGCGCGGACTCTCGCTCGAGCAGGCCGTCGAGGCCGTGCAGCAGGGCATCGAAGAGGGCGAGGATGCCGCGGATCGCGCCGGTCGCAGCATCCGCGTCGGCCAGCTGCTCAGCGCCATGCGGCACACCGATCGCTCGAGGGAGATCGCGGAGCTCGCGGTCGGCTTCCGAGGCCGTGGTGTGGTCGGGTTCGACATCGCCGGTCCCGAAGACGGATTCCCCGCCTCGGATCACCGCGCTGCATTCGACCTCCTCGCCGAGAACTTCTTCCCGGTGACGGTGCACGCCGGCGAGGCCGCAGGCCCCGATTCCATCCGCTCCGCGCTGATCGACGGACGCGCACTGCGTCTGGGGCACGGCGTGCGGATCGCGGAGGACCTGCAGGTGATCACCCAGGAGGGCGACGAGGTGCAGGTGCAGTTCGGCGACCTCGCCCGCTGGGTGCGGGATCGCGAGATCCCGCTCGAGCTCTCGCCCTCATCGAACCTGCAGACCGGGGCGATCACGGCATGGGGCAACACCCTCGCCGACCACCCGTTCGATCTGCTCTACCAGCTCGGATTCGCCGTCACGGTCAACGTCGACAACCGCACCATGAGCGCCACGTCGCTCACGCGGGAGCTCGCGAACCTCGTGGCGACGTTCGAGTACGACCTCGACGATCTCGAGACCTTCCAGTTCAACGCGGCGGCCGGGGCGTTCCTGCCGGTCGAGGAGCGCGAGGAGCTCGTCGAGATGATCGCCGAGGGATTCGACGTCTGA
- a CDS encoding alpha/beta hydrolase encodes MQKKRGRRVLKVIVWGLVAVLVLGIGGTVAWSQIGVMPAERAPLASVRENPAIQVEDAEQGIVLTPADGASDRGLVFVPGAKVDPWAYAPILQSLAEEGVTVVITRPWLNLAFFDLRGLDAFTSAAPDIDDWAVGGHSLGGVRACQLAADAEALVLFGSYCANDVSDSDLAVLSLSGTADGLSTPAKVDAARDLLPADAKMVAIDGASHASFGDYGPQSGDGEPKITSDEMHALVAEILGSFMAELAPR; translated from the coding sequence GTGCAGAAGAAGCGTGGCCGTCGCGTCCTGAAGGTGATCGTCTGGGGACTCGTCGCCGTCCTCGTCCTCGGAATCGGCGGCACCGTCGCCTGGAGCCAGATCGGGGTGATGCCGGCGGAGCGGGCACCGCTGGCGAGCGTCAGGGAGAACCCCGCGATCCAGGTGGAGGATGCCGAGCAGGGGATCGTCCTCACCCCGGCCGACGGCGCCTCCGACCGCGGCCTGGTCTTCGTGCCCGGAGCGAAGGTGGATCCGTGGGCGTACGCCCCGATCCTGCAGAGCCTCGCCGAAGAGGGCGTCACGGTCGTGATCACGCGCCCATGGCTCAACCTCGCGTTCTTCGACCTCCGCGGACTCGACGCGTTCACCTCCGCCGCCCCCGACATCGACGACTGGGCCGTCGGCGGTCATTCGCTGGGTGGCGTCCGCGCCTGCCAGCTGGCCGCCGATGCCGAGGCACTCGTGCTGTTCGGCTCCTACTGCGCGAACGACGTCTCCGACTCCGATCTCGCGGTGCTGAGCCTCTCGGGCACCGCAGACGGGCTGTCCACGCCCGCGAAGGTCGATGCGGCCCGCGACCTGCTGCCGGCCGACGCCAAGATGGTCGCGATCGACGGAGCGTCGCACGCATCGTTCGGCGACTACGGCCCGCAGTCCGGCGACGGAGAGCCGAAGATCACGAGCGACGAGATGCACGCGCTGGTCGCCGAGATCCTCGGCTCCTTCATGGCGGAGCTCGCCCCGCGCTGA
- a CDS encoding ABC transporter permease, giving the protein MSGTTPQAGSNEGSGDQLSLNTTTTLRDSGDVPPPPRGNVILKEMLRGSAVTTILAIFLALVVGGILIALTNEDVLTASGYFFQRPSDTIAAVWNAVYNGYEALFRGAIFNARGADFAAQIRPLTNTLGFAAPLIAAGLGVALAFRVGLFNIGARGQMLIGVAVAGLLTFQLDLPFWLHIPVTLIAGIAGGALWGAVAGLIKARTGAHEVILTIMLNYVAYYLLLWMIRTPGLLQKPGTNQALGYATPESAQFPELLGPQFPLLDFGFVLVIVATLFVWWLIERSSLGMRMRAVGENPHAARAAGISVQRVYVYAMLLAGALAGLAGMNQIQGAVTTGLTETIDAGIGFDAITVALLGRSRAWGTFAAGILFGALKAGSFSMQAQDIPVDIVLVVQSLVVLFIAAPPLLRAVFFLPKTDAEKAAKSRAKAAKKAVTA; this is encoded by the coding sequence ATGAGCGGTACGACGCCGCAGGCCGGCTCGAACGAGGGGTCGGGCGATCAGCTCTCGCTGAACACGACGACCACTCTGCGCGACTCCGGAGACGTGCCGCCGCCCCCTCGGGGCAATGTCATCCTGAAGGAGATGCTGCGGGGGAGCGCCGTCACCACGATCCTCGCGATCTTCCTCGCGCTCGTCGTCGGCGGCATCCTCATCGCCCTCACCAACGAGGACGTCCTCACCGCATCCGGCTACTTCTTCCAGCGTCCGAGCGACACGATCGCCGCCGTGTGGAACGCCGTCTACAACGGCTACGAGGCCCTGTTCCGCGGAGCGATCTTCAACGCGCGCGGTGCGGACTTCGCCGCTCAGATCCGTCCTCTGACGAACACGCTCGGCTTCGCCGCCCCGCTCATCGCGGCCGGTCTCGGCGTCGCCCTCGCGTTCCGCGTCGGCCTGTTCAACATCGGCGCCCGCGGGCAGATGCTCATCGGCGTCGCTGTCGCCGGGCTCCTGACGTTCCAGCTCGATCTGCCGTTCTGGCTGCACATCCCTGTGACGCTGATCGCCGGCATCGCCGGCGGTGCACTGTGGGGAGCCGTCGCGGGCCTGATCAAGGCCCGCACCGGGGCGCACGAGGTCATCCTCACGATCATGCTGAACTACGTGGCGTATTACCTGCTGCTGTGGATGATCCGCACCCCCGGCCTCCTCCAGAAGCCGGGCACGAACCAGGCCCTCGGCTATGCCACGCCGGAGAGCGCGCAGTTCCCCGAGCTGCTCGGGCCGCAGTTCCCCCTGCTCGACTTCGGCTTCGTCCTCGTCATCGTCGCGACGCTGTTCGTCTGGTGGCTGATCGAGCGCTCGTCCCTCGGCATGCGGATGCGCGCCGTCGGCGAGAACCCGCACGCCGCCCGCGCCGCCGGAATCAGCGTGCAGCGCGTCTACGTCTACGCCATGCTCCTCGCCGGTGCGCTCGCGGGGCTTGCAGGCATGAACCAGATCCAGGGTGCGGTCACGACCGGCCTCACCGAGACCATCGACGCGGGCATCGGCTTCGACGCCATCACCGTCGCACTGCTCGGGCGCAGCCGCGCCTGGGGCACGTTCGCCGCCGGCATCCTGTTCGGCGCCCTCAAGGCAGGGTCGTTCTCCATGCAGGCGCAGGACATCCCCGTCGACATCGTGCTCGTCGTGCAGTCGCTCGTCGTGCTGTTCATCGCCGCGCCGCCGCTGCTGCGCGCCGTGTTCTTCCTTCCCAAGACCGATGCGGAGAAGGCGGCCAAGTCGAGAGCCAAAGCCGCGAAGAAGGCGGTGACCGCATGA
- a CDS encoding cytidine deaminase yields the protein MTDIDWDELRQVATEAMTKAYAPYSRYRVGAAALVGDGRIVAGCNVENASYGVTLCAECALVGDLHMSGGGQLVAFVCVNNDGQTIMPCGRCRQLLYEHAMPGMLLETVSGIRTIDEVLPDAFGPRALRQAQEPEGEWR from the coding sequence ATGACAGACATCGACTGGGACGAACTCCGTCAGGTCGCGACCGAGGCGATGACGAAGGCGTACGCGCCGTACTCGCGCTACCGGGTGGGCGCCGCCGCCCTCGTCGGCGACGGACGCATCGTCGCCGGCTGCAACGTCGAGAACGCCTCGTACGGCGTCACGCTGTGTGCGGAGTGCGCGCTCGTCGGCGACCTGCACATGTCGGGCGGCGGGCAGCTCGTCGCCTTCGTGTGCGTCAACAACGACGGGCAGACGATCATGCCGTGCGGACGCTGCCGGCAGCTGCTCTATGAACACGCGATGCCCGGGATGCTGCTGGAGACCGTCTCCGGCATCCGGACCATCGATGAAGTACTGCCGGACGCGTTCGGCCCCCGAGCCCTTCGTCAGGCTCAGGAACCAGAAGGAGAGTGGCGATGA
- a CDS encoding ABC transporter ATP-binding protein, producing the protein MKLELRGITKRFGTLVANDHIDLVVEPGQIHALLGENGAGKSTLMNVLYGLYQADEGDILLDDVVQRFRGPGDAMNAGIGMVHQHFMLVPVFTVAENVMLGHEQTKGVGTLDIAKAREHVRAVAARFGFDIDPDAVVGDLPVGVQQRVEIIKALSRDAKVLVFDEPTAVLTPQETDELMAIMRQLRDEGTAIVFITHKLREVREVADTITIVRLGRIVGEASPTATNGELASLMVGRAVELTVKKDAPRLGEGGLVVSGLRVLTAAGAIVVDGVDFTVRPGEVLAVAGVQGNGQTELVEAIVGLASRVEGSITLDGTELVGRSVRAILDAGVGFVPEDRTEDGLVAGFTVAENLILDRSADPEFSRGGTLRRAALDDFAHARIKEYDIRAQGPHTPAGTLSGGNQQKVVIAREMSRELRLLVAAQPTRGVDVGSIEFIHKRIIETRDAGIPVVVVSTELDEVAALADRIAVMYRGTIVGIVPGDTPRETLGLMMAGAAEGEVAA; encoded by the coding sequence ATGAAGCTCGAACTTCGCGGAATCACCAAGAGATTCGGCACCCTCGTGGCCAACGACCACATCGACCTGGTCGTCGAGCCCGGGCAGATCCATGCGCTGCTCGGCGAGAACGGTGCGGGCAAGTCCACGCTGATGAACGTGCTCTACGGCCTGTACCAGGCCGATGAGGGCGACATCCTCCTCGACGATGTGGTGCAGCGGTTCCGCGGCCCCGGCGATGCGATGAACGCCGGCATCGGCATGGTGCACCAGCACTTCATGCTCGTGCCCGTCTTCACCGTCGCCGAGAACGTCATGCTCGGCCACGAGCAGACCAAGGGCGTCGGCACCCTCGACATCGCCAAGGCCCGCGAGCACGTGCGCGCGGTCGCCGCCCGCTTCGGCTTCGACATCGATCCCGACGCCGTCGTCGGCGATCTCCCCGTCGGCGTGCAGCAGCGGGTCGAGATCATCAAGGCGCTCTCGCGCGACGCCAAGGTGCTCGTGTTCGACGAGCCCACCGCCGTGCTCACCCCTCAGGAGACCGACGAGCTGATGGCCATCATGCGCCAGCTCCGCGATGAGGGAACCGCGATCGTCTTCATCACCCACAAGCTCCGTGAGGTTCGCGAAGTGGCGGACACCATCACCATCGTGCGTCTCGGGCGCATCGTGGGCGAAGCATCGCCCACGGCCACGAACGGCGAATTGGCGTCGCTCATGGTCGGCCGCGCGGTCGAGCTCACCGTGAAGAAGGATGCTCCGCGTCTCGGCGAGGGCGGTCTGGTGGTCTCCGGCCTGCGCGTGCTCACCGCCGCGGGGGCCATCGTCGTCGACGGCGTCGACTTCACCGTGCGTCCCGGCGAGGTGCTCGCCGTCGCGGGTGTGCAGGGCAACGGACAGACCGAACTCGTCGAGGCCATCGTCGGCCTCGCATCGCGCGTCGAGGGATCGATCACTCTCGACGGCACCGAACTCGTCGGCAGGAGCGTGCGGGCCATCCTCGACGCCGGTGTCGGCTTCGTCCCCGAGGACCGCACGGAAGACGGACTGGTCGCCGGCTTCACCGTCGCAGAGAACCTGATCCTCGATCGCTCGGCCGACCCCGAGTTCAGCCGCGGCGGCACACTGCGTCGTGCGGCGCTCGACGACTTCGCCCACGCGCGCATCAAGGAGTACGACATCCGTGCTCAGGGTCCGCACACTCCGGCGGGCACGCTCTCGGGCGGAAACCAGCAGAAGGTCGTCATCGCGCGGGAGATGAGCCGCGAACTGCGTCTCCTCGTCGCCGCTCAGCCGACGCGCGGCGTCGATGTGGGGTCGATCGAGTTCATCCACAAGCGCATCATCGAGACGCGCGACGCGGGGATCCCCGTGGTCGTGGTCTCGACCGAGCTCGACGAGGTCGCAGCTCTCGCCGACCGCATCGCGGTCATGTACCGGGGGACCATCGTCGGGATCGTCCCCGGCGACACCCCCCGTGAGACCCTGGGACTGATGATGGCGGGCGCCGCCGAAGGAGAGGTGGCCGCATGA
- a CDS encoding ABC transporter permease: MTSLAQTEAADGTVQLATVRERHLKAPIVLAGATVLLALLFLLVPRSGTSSFRLNDPASPFALPDVALPTGPTSWVIIAILAVLSVLAFLRAWSYRTPSIWLVIAFSVLAVFGFLVWAGAGGLVPVSSLLFGAVSLSVPLVFGALGGVIGERAGVVNVAIEGQLLLGAFSAALLSSITGSAFIGLLGAMVGGVLVAAVLAAFAIKYLVEQVIVGVVLNVLVSGLTGFLYGALLAPNEATLNTPVRFSRIEIPLLSDIPIIGPVLFNQTFIVYLMFITVAVVAWGLYRTKWGLRLRAVGEHPQAADTVGIKVNATRFWNVLLAGAIAGIGGAYFTLVSVPQFGKDMTAGLGFIALAAVIFGRWDPIRATLAALLFGFATNLQNLLSILKTPIPGEFMLMLPYVVTLLAVAGFAGQIRGPAASGKPYIKS; the protein is encoded by the coding sequence ATGACCTCCCTCGCCCAGACCGAAGCCGCCGACGGAACCGTGCAGCTCGCCACCGTGCGCGAGCGGCACCTCAAGGCGCCGATCGTCCTCGCCGGAGCCACCGTGCTGCTGGCCCTCCTGTTCCTGCTCGTTCCGCGCAGCGGCACCAGCAGCTTCCGGCTCAACGACCCCGCCTCGCCCTTCGCGCTGCCCGACGTGGCGCTGCCGACCGGGCCGACGAGCTGGGTCATCATCGCGATCCTCGCGGTGCTGTCGGTCCTGGCCTTCCTGCGCGCATGGTCGTACCGCACGCCGTCGATCTGGCTGGTCATCGCCTTCAGCGTGCTCGCGGTCTTCGGGTTCCTCGTGTGGGCCGGTGCCGGCGGACTCGTGCCCGTGAGCAGTCTGCTCTTCGGTGCCGTGTCGCTGTCGGTGCCGCTCGTGTTCGGTGCGCTCGGCGGAGTGATCGGCGAGCGTGCCGGTGTCGTGAACGTCGCGATCGAGGGTCAGCTGCTGCTCGGCGCCTTCTCGGCCGCCCTGCTCTCGAGCATCACGGGCAGCGCGTTCATCGGCCTGCTGGGTGCGATGGTCGGCGGCGTGCTCGTCGCCGCCGTGCTCGCGGCATTCGCCATCAAGTACCTCGTCGAGCAGGTCATCGTCGGTGTCGTGCTCAACGTCCTGGTCAGCGGTCTCACCGGGTTCCTCTACGGAGCGCTCCTCGCTCCGAACGAGGCGACGCTCAACACCCCGGTGCGGTTCAGTCGCATCGAGATCCCGCTTCTCAGCGACATCCCCATCATCGGACCGGTGCTGTTCAACCAGACGTTCATCGTCTATCTCATGTTCATCACCGTCGCCGTCGTGGCCTGGGGCCTGTACCGCACCAAGTGGGGGCTGCGGCTCCGCGCCGTCGGCGAGCACCCGCAGGCCGCCGACACCGTCGGCATCAAGGTCAACGCGACGCGCTTCTGGAACGTGCTCCTGGCCGGCGCCATCGCCGGCATCGGCGGTGCGTACTTCACGCTCGTCTCGGTGCCGCAGTTCGGCAAGGACATGACCGCTGGCCTCGGCTTCATCGCCCTCGCCGCCGTGATCTTCGGCCGCTGGGACCCGATCCGCGCCACGCTCGCCGCCCTGCTCTTCGGCTTCGCGACGAACCTGCAGAACCTGCTGTCGATCCTGAAGACCCCGATTCCCGGCGAGTTCATGCTCATGCTGCCGTACGTGGTGACGCTGCTCGCGGTGGCGGGCTTCGCCGGTCAGATCCGCGGGCCCGCTGCCAGCGGCAAGCCGTACATCAAGTCCTAG